TGGTTAGTTACGGCTTACGTTAGTTGAATCCCGCTGGTCGCGGGGTTCGACCACGGTCAGTCCGGGCAACCGGACACTAACGGTGTCGCCGGCCCTCCACAAGCGGGCGACACGGGGCGAAAGCCCCGCCAAAGACCGCGTCATCAACCACATAAACCATGTCACAACCCGTTAAATCCGAAGTCATCGCCCAGTATAAAACCCACGAGAAGGACACCGGCTCCAGCGACGTCCAGATCGCGCTGCTCACCGCCCGGATCAATCACCTGACCGAGCACCTGCGCACGCATCGCAAGGACTTCCACAGCCGCCGCGGCCTTCTCCAAATGGCGAGCCGCCGTCGCAAGCTCCTTGATTACGTCAAGAGCGAGGACCTCGCCAAATACAACGACCTGCTGCAGAAGCTCAACCTGCGCAAGTAACCCGTTTTCACGAAAGGCGGCCCACCGACGGGCCGCCTTTTGTTCATCCTCCAGAAGCAGAACCACGGGACATTTCCGCTTGCCGCCCCGGCGCCGCCGGGACCGCAATCCGAAATTTCCCGGGAGCTGATTCAGAGGGGAACCGAAACGGCATCATCCGAACCCCGCGCTCCGGCACCGGCAATCCGGCCGGCCGTCGCGCACCCCTGTTAGAGAAATCCGATCATGAATCAGAAACACAATGTTACGGTGCCCGGTCTGGGCATCACGTTCTCCACCGGCACCTACGCCTCCCTCGCCAACGGCGCGGTCAACGTCAATGTCGGCGAGACCAACGTCTTCGTCACCGCCTGCGTCGCGCAGACCATGCGCCCCGGCCAGGACTTCTTCCCGCTCACCGTCGATTACCGCGACAAGTATGCCGCGGCCGGCCGTTTCCCGGGTGGCTACTTCAAGCGCGAGGGCCGTCCCTCCGAGAAGGAAATCCTGACCTCCCGCCTCTGCGACCGCCCCTGCCGCCCGCTCTTCCCCGAGGGCTTCCTCAATGAGGTGCAGATCATCGGCCAGCTCATGTCGGCCGACCAGCTGAACGACTCCGACATCCCGATGGTCAACGGCGCCAGCGCCGCCCTCGCGATCTCCGATATCCCGTGGAACGGGCCGATCGCCGCCGTCCGCGTCGGCCTCATCGACGGCGCCTTCGTCGCCAACCCGAACCTCGACCAGATGCAGTCCTCGTCGCTCGACCTGATCTACGTCGGCAACGAGAAGGACATGCTCATGATCGAGGGTTCCGCCGACCAGCTCCCCGAAGAGGAGTTCATCAAGGCGCTCGAGTTCGGCCACCAGTCCATCCAGCCGATCATCGCCGCGATCAAGGAGCTCGTGAAGCTCGCCGGCAAGCCGAAGGCCACGTTCGCCCTCGTCGGCGCCACCCCCGAGGCCCGCGCCATCATCGAGCGCGTCGTCCCGACCGAGCGCATCGTCACCGCCATCTTCGGCCACGAAAAGGCCGTCCGCTCCGCCAACGTCAAGAAGCTCAAGGAGGAGGCCAAGGCCGCCCTCGTTGCCGAGCTGGGCGCCGACAAGTTCACCGACGTGGACCTGAACGTCGTGTTCGAGGACCTCCAATACAAGGCCTACCGCCAGAACGTCCTCGCCAAGGGCGTGCGCGCCGACGGCCGCGGCGAGAAGGCCCTTCGCCCGCTGAACGCGAGCGTCGGCGTCCTCCCCCGCGTGCACGGCTCCGCCACCTTCCAGCGCGGCGACACCCAGAACATCGCCATCACCACCCTCGGACCGACCAAGGAAGCCCAGGAGATGGACGGCCTCACCGGCGGCGCGACCTCCAAGTCGTTCATCCTCCACTACAACTTCCCCCCGTTCTCCGTGGGCGAGACCGGCCGCTTCACCGGCCCGGGCCGCCGCGAAATCGGCCACGGCGCGCTCGCCGAGCGCTCCCTCGTCCCCGTGCTCCCGCCCGAGGATGTCTTCCCCTACTCGATCCGCGTCGTCTCCGAGATCATGGCCTCCAACGGCTCGACCTCGATGGCCTCGATCTGCGGCGGCTGCCTCGCCCTCATGGACGCCGGCGTGCCGATCATCGCCCCCGTCGCCGGCATCAGCTGCGGTCTCATGACCGAGGCCAACGCCGACGGCTCGATCAAGAAGTGGGTCACGATCACCGACATCCTCGGTGAAGAGGATCACTTCGGCGACATGGACTTCAAGGTCGCCGGCACCACCAAGGGCATCACCGGCTTCCAGCTGGACCTCAAGATCAACGGCCTGCCCTTCGAGATCGCCAAGGCCGCCATCATGCAGTGCCGCGAGGCCCGCATCGAGATCCTCAAGGTCATGCTCGGCTCCCTGCCGGCCCCCCGCAAGGACCTCAGCAAATATGCCCCGCGCATCCAGACGATCCAGATCGATCCCGAGAAGATCGGCCTGCTCATCGGGCCCGGCGGCAAGACCATCCGCCGCATCACCGAGACGACCGGCGCACAGATCGACATCGCCGAGGACGACTCCGGCAAGGTCTTCATCTACTCGAACAACGCCGACGCCATGAACCGCGCCGTGCAGGAAATCGACGCCCTCTGCGGCGGCGGTTCCCAGATCGAGATCGGCAAGATCTACACCGGCCGCGTCACCGGCACCAAGGAGTTCGGCGCCTTCGTCGAGTGCCTCCCGGGCAAGGAAGGCCTCGTGCACATCTCGGAGCTCGCGGACTTCCGCGTGCGCCGCACCGAGGACGTCGTCAAGGTCGGCGACTCCATCACGGTGAAGTGCGTCGGCATCGACGAGCGTTCCGGCAAGGTCCGCCTCAGCCGCAAGGCCGCGATGAAGGAACTCGAGGAGCAGAAGCAGGCCGCCGGCGGTGAAGCCGCCCCGGCCGCCCCCGCCCCCGAGGCCCCCGCCGCCCAATAAGTGGAGCGCGTTGCGCCCCAACGCACATCTCTCCCCTCTTCAAGCCGCGTCTCCGGACGCGGCTTTTTCTTTGCGCGGTGCAGGCGGTCCGGTGCATTTCCGCCCTATTTCTTCGGCCCGGCCTGCGAGGCATCCTGCTCCTTCGCCTCCCCGAGAAACTTCAGGTCGCCGAGCTCCACCGTGCCCTTGCTCTCCTCGCCGCGCTTGAGCCGGCCGCTGTCCTGGCCGAAATACTTCGACGCCCCCTTCAGCATGGCGGCGAAGCTGTCGTCGAAGCGGTTGCCCGGCGCGCGCACGCTGACACGCGTCTGCCAGCGCAGCACCTTCTTCTGGTGGTTCACGAGCTGGTCGAAGTCGTAGGCCGAGACGATGATGTAGTAGCGCGACTCCTCAATATCGGCCATGAGATCGTTGTAACGGTCCCCGCCTCCGGCCCAGCGCCGGATGTCGTCGGAGTCGTTGATGTC
The DNA window shown above is from Oleiharenicola lentus and carries:
- the pnp gene encoding polyribonucleotide nucleotidyltransferase; its protein translation is MNQKHNVTVPGLGITFSTGTYASLANGAVNVNVGETNVFVTACVAQTMRPGQDFFPLTVDYRDKYAAAGRFPGGYFKREGRPSEKEILTSRLCDRPCRPLFPEGFLNEVQIIGQLMSADQLNDSDIPMVNGASAALAISDIPWNGPIAAVRVGLIDGAFVANPNLDQMQSSSLDLIYVGNEKDMLMIEGSADQLPEEEFIKALEFGHQSIQPIIAAIKELVKLAGKPKATFALVGATPEARAIIERVVPTERIVTAIFGHEKAVRSANVKKLKEEAKAALVAELGADKFTDVDLNVVFEDLQYKAYRQNVLAKGVRADGRGEKALRPLNASVGVLPRVHGSATFQRGDTQNIAITTLGPTKEAQEMDGLTGGATSKSFILHYNFPPFSVGETGRFTGPGRREIGHGALAERSLVPVLPPEDVFPYSIRVVSEIMASNGSTSMASICGGCLALMDAGVPIIAPVAGISCGLMTEANADGSIKKWVTITDILGEEDHFGDMDFKVAGTTKGITGFQLDLKINGLPFEIAKAAIMQCREARIEILKVMLGSLPAPRKDLSKYAPRIQTIQIDPEKIGLLIGPGGKTIRRITETTGAQIDIAEDDSGKVFIYSNNADAMNRAVQEIDALCGGGSQIEIGKIYTGRVTGTKEFGAFVECLPGKEGLVHISELADFRVRRTEDVVKVGDSITVKCVGIDERSGKVRLSRKAAMKELEEQKQAAGGEAAPAAPAPEAPAAQ
- the rpsO gene encoding 30S ribosomal protein S15: MSQPVKSEVIAQYKTHEKDTGSSDVQIALLTARINHLTEHLRTHRKDFHSRRGLLQMASRRRKLLDYVKSEDLAKYNDLLQKLNLRK